A stretch of Clostridium sp. BJN0001 DNA encodes these proteins:
- a CDS encoding pseudouridine synthase yields MRLDKFLAESGIGTRRNVRNYIKDEMVKVNGEIISEPAIDIKENTDVIEYLDKEVKYKGKVYYMFNKPKGCITARTDKIHKTVFDYFYKENMNGIFHVGRLDKDTEGLLLFTNDGEFEHNLMSPDNHVEKKYYFSALGSLDENDIKKLENGVLIINSKVLTKPAKVEILKNEVYENDSENYKQKVVSGYITISEGRKHQVKRMLKAVGCFVVYLKRISIGNLLLDETLKEGEYRFLTEDEIKMLS; encoded by the coding sequence ATGAGGTTAGATAAATTTTTAGCAGAATCAGGTATCGGCACGAGAAGAAATGTTAGAAATTATATAAAAGATGAAATGGTAAAGGTTAATGGAGAAATTATTAGTGAACCAGCAATAGATATAAAAGAGAATACTGATGTTATTGAATATCTTGATAAAGAGGTTAAATATAAAGGAAAAGTATATTATATGTTCAATAAACCTAAGGGATGTATTACAGCAAGAACAGATAAAATACATAAAACTGTATTTGATTACTTTTATAAAGAGAACATGAATGGGATTTTTCATGTTGGAAGATTAGATAAAGATACAGAGGGACTATTGTTATTTACAAATGACGGTGAGTTTGAACATAATTTGATGAGCCCAGATAATCATGTTGAAAAAAAGTATTATTTTTCTGCACTAGGTTCATTAGATGAGAACGATATAAAAAAACTTGAAAATGGTGTTTTAATAATAAATAGTAAGGTATTAACAAAGCCAGCTAAAGTAGAGATTTTGAAAAATGAAGTATATGAAAATGATTCAGAAAATTATAAACAGAAGGTAGTTTCAGGCTATATTACGATTTCAGAAGGACGAAAACATCAAGTAAAGCGTATGCTTAAGGCAGTAGGTTGTTTTGTTGTATATTTAAAGAGAATTTCTATTGGCAATCTACTTTTAGATGAAACATTAAAAGAAGGAGAGTATAGATTTTTAACAGAAGATGAGATTAAAATGTTATCATAA
- a CDS encoding PRK06851 family protein — protein MTKKHFFVCGNTAKGFRNFFESNLQQLNKIFILKGGPGTGKSTLMRKIGEELEELYDVEYIHCSADPDSLDGVLIPKIGVGVVDGTAPHVIEPTAPGAIEEYVNLGEALDSDKLSSHTKEILSIEKNIKKCYKKAYEEFANAIQVHDEWEKIYIKNMDFVKADKLTEDVSKKLLGSIKLNKVSSIKHRFFGGSTHKGPMDFVENITENIKKRYFIKGRPGSGKSTMLKKILKDAKEKGIDMEVYHCGFDPDSLDMLLFPELSLCIFDSTAPHEYFPNKDGDSIIDMYSELIKPNTDEIYQNEINDIVSRYKKCNSIGTSKLKEAKDYHDKLEDIYIQNTDFTIVNEIYKKLREKIIKYNK, from the coding sequence ATGACTAAAAAACATTTCTTTGTTTGTGGTAATACAGCAAAAGGATTTCGTAATTTTTTTGAAAGCAATTTGCAACAGTTAAACAAGATTTTTATTCTTAAAGGTGGACCAGGTACAGGAAAATCTACTTTGATGAGAAAAATTGGTGAGGAATTAGAGGAATTATATGATGTTGAATATATACATTGTTCAGCAGATCCTGATTCTTTAGATGGTGTACTTATTCCTAAAATTGGTGTTGGAGTTGTTGACGGCACAGCACCTCATGTTATTGAACCTACAGCGCCAGGAGCTATTGAAGAATATGTAAATTTGGGAGAGGCTCTTGATTCAGATAAATTATCATCACATACAAAAGAGATTTTAAGTATTGAAAAGAATATAAAAAAGTGTTATAAGAAAGCTTATGAAGAATTTGCAAATGCGATTCAGGTTCATGATGAATGGGAAAAAATTTATATTAAAAATATGGATTTTGTAAAAGCAGATAAATTAACAGAAGATGTTAGTAAAAAGCTTTTAGGCTCAATTAAGTTAAATAAAGTAAGTTCTATTAAACATCGTTTCTTTGGTGGCTCTACACATAAAGGTCCTATGGATTTTGTAGAAAACATCACAGAAAATATAAAGAAACGCTATTTTATTAAAGGAAGACCTGGCTCTGGTAAATCAACTATGCTGAAAAAAATTCTTAAAGATGCTAAAGAGAAAGGCATTGATATGGAAGTTTATCATTGTGGTTTTGATCCAGATAGTTTAGACATGCTTCTTTTTCCAGAATTAAGTCTTTGTATTTTTGATAGTACAGCACCTCATGAATATTTTCCAAATAAAGATGGAGATTCTATTATTGATATGTATAGTGAACTTATAAAACCAAATACAGATGAAATTTATCAAAATGAGATTAATGATATAGTATCTAGATATAAAAAGTGCAATAGCATTGGAACTTCTAAACTTAAAGAAGCAAAAGATTATCACGACAAATTAGAAGATATTTATATTCAAAATACAGATTTTACAATAGTTAATGAAATATATAAAAAATTGCGTGAAAAAATTATAAAATATAATAAATGA
- a CDS encoding PTS ascorbate transporter subunit IIC, whose translation MVSILEFLRDVLKQPALLMGIMALVGLLALKKPGHKVMTGTLKPILGYIMLGAGADFIVSNLDPLGKMIQKGFNITGVIPNNEAIVSVAQKILGVETMSILVVGLLINLVIARFTKYKYVFLTGHHSFFMACLLSAVLGTCGMKGIELILFGGFILGAWSAISPAIGQKYTLKVTDGDEIALGHFGSLAYYVSAWVGSKVGKAEESTEKMEIPEKWGFLRDTTISTAITMMTFYLIAAIAAGPAYVSELSDGTQPILFALMCGLKFAVGVTIVYSGVRMILGDLIPAFQGIATKIIPDAIPAVDCAVFFTYAPTAVVIGFISSFVGGVIGMILLGAAGGILIIPGLVPHFFCGATAGIFGNATGGKKGAVVGSFVNGLLITLSPALLLPVLGSLGFQNTTFGDFDFGVLGIVLGKISNLMGKGGIIGVVVVLALVLIVPNFIKTKSKALNNIEE comes from the coding sequence ATGGTATCAATACTTGAGTTCTTAAGAGATGTTTTGAAACAGCCGGCATTATTAATGGGAATTATGGCTTTGGTAGGACTTTTAGCACTAAAAAAACCAGGTCATAAAGTTATGACAGGAACTTTAAAACCAATACTTGGATATATTATGCTTGGTGCTGGGGCAGATTTTATAGTATCAAACTTAGATCCATTAGGTAAAATGATTCAAAAAGGTTTTAATATAACTGGGGTTATACCAAATAATGAAGCTATAGTTTCTGTTGCACAGAAGATATTAGGTGTAGAAACAATGTCAATCCTTGTTGTTGGTCTTTTAATAAATCTTGTAATAGCTAGATTTACAAAATATAAATATGTATTTTTAACAGGTCATCACAGTTTCTTTATGGCATGTCTTTTATCAGCAGTTCTTGGAACTTGTGGAATGAAAGGTATTGAACTCATACTATTTGGTGGATTTATACTTGGAGCATGGAGTGCGATTTCTCCAGCAATTGGACAAAAATATACATTAAAGGTTACAGATGGAGATGAAATAGCTTTAGGTCACTTTGGAAGTTTAGCATATTATGTGTCAGCATGGGTTGGATCTAAAGTAGGTAAAGCAGAAGAAAGTACTGAAAAAATGGAAATCCCTGAAAAATGGGGCTTCTTAAGAGATACAACTATATCAACAGCAATTACAATGATGACATTTTATTTAATAGCAGCAATAGCAGCAGGACCTGCATATGTTTCTGAATTATCAGATGGAACACAGCCTATATTATTTGCACTTATGTGTGGTCTTAAATTTGCAGTAGGTGTTACTATAGTGTATAGTGGTGTAAGAATGATTTTAGGTGATCTTATTCCAGCATTTCAAGGAATTGCAACAAAAATTATACCAGATGCTATACCAGCTGTTGACTGTGCAGTATTTTTTACATATGCACCAACAGCAGTTGTAATAGGATTTATTAGTTCATTTGTAGGTGGTGTTATTGGAATGATTCTACTTGGAGCAGCTGGTGGAATACTTATAATACCTGGTCTTGTACCTCACTTCTTTTGTGGAGCTACAGCTGGTATATTTGGAAATGCAACTGGTGGAAAAAAGGGTGCAGTTGTAGGATCTTTTGTAAATGGACTTTTAATAACACTCTCACCAGCATTACTTCTACCAGTACTTGGTTCATTAGGATTTCAAAATACAACATTTGGAGATTTTGACTTTGGTGTACTTGGAATAGTTCTTGGAAAAATTTCAAACTTAATGGGTAAAGGTGGAATAATAGGAGTAGTTGTAGTACTAGCTTTAGTTCTAATAGTTCCAAACTTTATAAAAACAAAATCAAAAGCATTAAATAATATAGAAGAGTAA
- a CDS encoding BglG family transcription antiterminator — MFNRRCSNILDIIIGVNKPIMINELAKKINISSRTIRYDLDKIDEYLKEIGFPKLQRKPNVGISLNLNDQEINNLFKILGKINTYDYIFSQKERILYMLCELLTQNDFMTINSLSDKMMVSRNTIINDLNEAKKWIFENKLVLESLKGHGIRVTGKEIDLRKATTILLFQSMDLFKNKNISTEKLFKDIDINFIKNTIKVAENQMESSFSDEAFNNLVIHIAIAVKRIQLSKDIIMDKEELKNLRKTAEFAISSGIARMLEEKFEILIPEDEIGYITVHLLGSNIASLETVNKYDWINVQLITSTLIENVQIKSGINFTQDSHLFEGLVQHIRPVLYRLKHNLKVKNPLINEIKENYFDVFENVKESVKFIEDKTNSKINDEEIGYITLHFMASIEKLKNKNHKILNVIVVCSTGIGTSKFVSMKLKSIFDINIIDTVSSHDLEKALKNNDKVDLIITTVPLNVTSVKCIKVNAFLTEKNISDLSLFFAEVTRRNVDTEENKINEVLNIISENCTINNYDKLKSALISYLKLNDIKNYKPHLKELINVNFVKINGKSKTWENAVRESGQILKNNGCVNNNYIDAMVDTVKNVGAYIVVLKGIAMPHAMPSDGALKTGISILVLKEPVCFGSEENDPVRVVIGLSTIDKINHVNALKDLMKIIEKEDFIQKIINAKSEEEVVNLILDRD; from the coding sequence ATGTTTAATAGAAGATGTTCAAATATTTTAGACATAATAATAGGTGTTAATAAACCAATAATGATAAATGAACTTGCTAAAAAAATAAATATAAGCTCAAGAACTATTAGATATGATTTAGATAAAATAGATGAATATTTAAAGGAAATAGGTTTTCCTAAACTTCAAAGAAAGCCTAATGTTGGAATAAGCTTAAACTTAAATGATCAAGAAATAAATAATTTGTTTAAAATTTTAGGAAAAATTAATACTTATGATTATATTTTTTCACAAAAAGAAAGAATTTTATATATGCTTTGTGAACTTTTAACACAAAATGATTTTATGACTATAAATAGTCTTTCAGATAAAATGATGGTTAGCAGAAATACTATAATAAACGATTTAAATGAAGCTAAAAAATGGATATTTGAAAATAAACTGGTGTTAGAAAGTTTGAAAGGACATGGTATAAGAGTTACAGGAAAGGAAATAGATTTAAGGAAAGCTACAACAATACTTTTGTTTCAAAGTATGGATCTATTTAAAAATAAAAATATTAGTACAGAAAAGCTTTTTAAAGATATAGACATTAATTTTATAAAAAACACTATTAAAGTTGCTGAAAATCAAATGGAAAGTTCGTTTTCTGATGAAGCATTTAATAATTTAGTTATTCATATAGCTATTGCTGTAAAAAGAATACAGCTTTCAAAAGACATAATAATGGATAAGGAAGAACTTAAAAATTTAAGAAAAACTGCAGAATTTGCAATTTCATCTGGAATAGCTAGAATGCTTGAAGAGAAATTTGAAATTTTAATTCCAGAAGATGAGATAGGGTATATAACAGTACATTTACTCGGGAGCAACATTGCATCATTAGAAACTGTAAATAAATATGATTGGATAAATGTACAGCTTATTACATCAACATTAATTGAAAATGTTCAAATCAAAAGTGGAATTAATTTTACTCAGGATAGTCATCTTTTTGAAGGACTTGTCCAACATATCAGACCAGTATTATATAGGCTAAAGCATAATCTTAAAGTAAAAAATCCATTAATAAATGAAATTAAAGAAAACTATTTTGATGTATTTGAGAATGTAAAAGAAAGTGTAAAATTTATTGAAGATAAAACTAACTCTAAAATAAATGATGAAGAAATAGGGTATATAACCCTTCATTTTATGGCATCTATTGAAAAGCTAAAAAATAAAAATCATAAAATATTAAATGTAATAGTTGTATGCTCTACTGGAATTGGTACATCAAAATTTGTTTCTATGAAATTAAAATCTATATTTGATATAAATATAATTGATACGGTATCAAGTCATGATTTAGAAAAAGCTCTAAAAAATAATGATAAAGTCGATTTAATTATAACAACTGTTCCACTAAATGTTACAAGTGTAAAATGTATAAAAGTAAATGCTTTTTTAACTGAAAAAAATATTAGCGATTTAAGTTTATTTTTTGCAGAAGTTACAAGAAGGAATGTAGATACAGAAGAAAACAAAATAAATGAAGTTTTAAATATTATAAGTGAAAATTGTACTATTAATAATTATGATAAGTTGAAAAGTGCACTTATCTCATATTTAAAATTAAATGATATAAAAAATTATAAACCACATTTAAAAGAACTTATAAATGTTAACTTTGTAAAAATAAATGGTAAATCAAAAACTTGGGAAAATGCCGTAAGAGAAAGCGGCCAGATATTAAAAAATAATGGATGTGTAAATAATAATTATATAGATGCAATGGTAGATACAGTTAAAAATGTAGGAGCATATATAGTTGTCCTAAAAGGTATAGCAATGCCTCATGCTATGCCAAGTGATGGAGCTTTAAAAACAGGAATTAGCATATTAGTTTTAAAAGAACCTGTATGTTTTGGTAGTGAAGAAAATGATCCAGTTAGAGTTGTTATTGGTTTATCAACTATAGATAAGATTAATCATGTGAATGCACTTAAGGATTTAATGAAAATAATAGAAAAAGAAGATTTTATACAAAAAATTATAAATGCAAAATCAGAAGAAGAAGTAGTAAATCTTATACTAGACAGAGATTAA
- a CDS encoding arsenate reductase ArsC, whose amino-acid sequence MKPKVAFICVHNSCRSQMAEALGKLFAKDVFESYSAGTETKPNINKDAVRIIKEMYGIDMNESQKSKLLSDIPKIDIAIKMGCNVVCPYLPAKYTEDWGLDDPTGKSDEEFRNTAIIIEEKIKKLKEKIEKCDSDMEKIF is encoded by the coding sequence ATGAAACCTAAAGTAGCATTTATATGTGTACACAATTCATGCAGATCACAGATGGCAGAAGCACTAGGAAAATTATTTGCAAAAGATGTTTTTGAATCTTACTCTGCTGGAACAGAAACAAAACCAAATATAAATAAGGATGCAGTAAGAATTATAAAAGAAATGTATGGAATTGATATGAATGAATCTCAAAAATCTAAACTTTTAAGCGATATACCTAAAATTGATATTGCTATAAAAATGGGATGTAATGTAGTATGTCCATATTTGCCAGCAAAATATACAGAGGATTGGGGCTTAGATGATCCAACTGGCAAAAGTGATGAAGAATTTAGAAATACAGCAATTATAATAGAAGAAAAAATTAAAAAACTAAAAGAAAAAATAGAAAAATGTGATTCAGATATGGAAAAAATATTTTAG
- a CDS encoding ABC transporter ATP-binding protein: MDSKKKSWIKILLSHASQCKGKMIFSVIFSIISILSGLMPYICIYKILGLFIENTITTNGIIFWSLIAFIGCALKQLFFTFSTMLSHISAYTILETIRIKIADKLVKAPLGSVMSKTIGELKSLMLDEVEAIEPPLAHMIPEGAGNIVLPIAVWITVFIFDFRMALASIVTIPITLIIFSQLMKDYDKNYTTYMKYKNHVNSVMVEYIEGIEVVKAFGQTGKIYGKYSDAVYEFKNHTLSWLKNTWVGMKLAFAVAPSTLIGTLPIGLLLYSKGILNPAEVSVCIMLSIGMVSSLARLEVFGESIRKMAYTLIKTNDLLEMPELEESTEYKKINKYDVKIDNIHFSYTGKKSEQVINGIDLNLKQGLFTALVGPSGSGKSTVAKLIARFFDVDSGKITIGGINIKEIPLKELSKIVSFVTQDNFLFNCSLKENIRLGNPKATDEEVYKAAKMAQCDEFVKKLANGYDTNAGDAGKQLSGGEKQRIAIARVMLKNSPIIILDEATAFTDPENEEKLQKSISALTKGKTLLVIAHRLSTIQNADQIVIVKDGKIVDKGKQDELLRKSPLYLRMWKSHIGAKSWAISDEKGDIQNV; encoded by the coding sequence TTGGATTCGAAAAAGAAAAGCTGGATAAAAATATTATTATCGCATGCTTCTCAGTGTAAAGGGAAAATGATATTTTCAGTTATATTTTCTATTATAAGTATTTTAAGCGGACTGATGCCTTATATATGTATATATAAAATACTTGGACTATTTATAGAAAATACAATTACAACAAATGGAATTATATTTTGGAGCTTAATTGCTTTTATTGGGTGTGCACTTAAGCAATTATTTTTTACGTTTTCAACAATGCTATCTCATATTAGTGCATACACAATATTAGAAACTATAAGAATAAAGATTGCAGATAAACTTGTAAAGGCACCACTTGGATCTGTTATGAGCAAAACAATTGGTGAATTAAAAAGTTTAATGTTAGATGAAGTAGAAGCTATAGAACCTCCACTAGCACATATGATACCAGAAGGAGCAGGAAATATAGTTCTGCCAATAGCTGTATGGATAACAGTTTTTATATTTGATTTTAGAATGGCTTTAGCATCAATTGTTACTATACCTATTACTCTTATTATATTTTCACAGTTAATGAAAGATTATGATAAAAATTATACAACATATATGAAATATAAAAATCATGTAAATAGTGTAATGGTTGAATATATAGAAGGAATAGAGGTTGTTAAAGCATTTGGACAAACTGGTAAGATATATGGAAAATATTCTGATGCAGTATATGAATTTAAAAATCATACATTAAGCTGGTTAAAGAATACATGGGTTGGTATGAAATTAGCATTTGCAGTTGCACCATCTACACTTATAGGAACTCTTCCAATAGGATTATTATTATACTCAAAAGGTATTTTAAATCCAGCAGAGGTTAGTGTGTGCATTATGTTATCTATTGGAATGGTTAGTTCTCTTGCAAGGTTAGAGGTATTTGGAGAATCAATAAGAAAAATGGCCTATACTTTAATAAAAACAAATGATTTATTAGAGATGCCAGAATTAGAAGAGAGTACAGAGTATAAGAAAATAAATAAATATGATGTAAAAATTGACAACATACATTTTTCATATACAGGTAAGAAATCAGAACAAGTAATTAATGGAATAGATTTGAATTTAAAACAGGGATTATTTACAGCATTAGTAGGACCATCAGGTAGTGGTAAATCAACTGTAGCAAAACTCATTGCAAGATTTTTTGATGTTGATTCTGGAAAAATTACTATAGGAGGAATAAATATAAAAGAAATACCATTAAAAGAACTTTCTAAAATAGTAAGTTTCGTAACTCAAGATAATTTCTTATTTAATTGTTCCTTAAAAGAAAACATACGATTAGGAAATCCAAAAGCAACTGATGAGGAAGTATATAAAGCAGCAAAGATGGCACAATGTGATGAATTTGTTAAAAAGTTAGCAAATGGATATGATACAAATGCAGGAGATGCAGGAAAGCAGTTATCAGGAGGAGAAAAACAACGTATTGCTATTGCTCGTGTGATGCTTAAGAATTCTCCAATAATAATACTAGATGAGGCGACTGCATTTACGGATCCTGAAAATGAAGAAAAACTTCAAAAATCAATTTCAGCACTTACAAAAGGGAAAACATTATTAGTTATTGCTCATAGATTATCAACTATTCAAAATGCAGATCAGATTGTTATTGTAAAAGACGGAAAAATTGTTGATAAAGGAAAACAAGATGAACTTTTAAGAAAATCTCCATTATATTTACGTATGTGGAAGAGTCATATTGGTGCAAAATCATGGGCTATATCAGATGAGAAAGGGGATATTCAAAATGTATAG
- a CDS encoding DEAD/DEAH box helicase has translation MDALFNQTNTVHEKEIQTQNIHHKEVETKEFLINNKLVVNSERGNFLNELKTSLKECKKFYFSVAFINFSGLQLLLDSFKELEDKGIKGRILTSTYLNFTEPKALERINKFSNISLKVFVTDKETGFHTKAYIFENTYEYKIIIGSSNITQRALKSNIEWNVRVISKKEDSFVKEVLEEYIELWQKTSTLTSEFLAKYSEFINEIKKAEKNKSIDFSDYQIIKPNCMQSEAINNLNKLRESGEDRALVIAATGTGKTYMSAFDVINYKPKKMLFLVHREEILKSAEKTFKKLAKNKNKTMGFLTGNSKDITADYLFATIQSISVCFKKFNRDEFEYIVIDEAHHLASPSYKKVMEYFKPKFILGMTATPERCDSQRIFDIFNNNIALEVRLREALELNLVIPFHYFGITDFKGIDLKGVNINDIKEVSKRLKVNERVDFIIEKMNFYGQDGDKRKCIGFCAGVDHAEYMAKEFNKRGIVSVCLTGQNSPKEREDYIRRLESDDDNLEVIFTVDIFNEGVDIPSINLVLMLRPTNSLIVFIQQLGRGLRKHENKSFLTVLDFIGNHNKAFLIAIALNGQRYYDKDSLKVAVATEFNNIKGCTNIQMDRIAQERILEELDEENFNSMKYLKEEYFEFKKMNGRKVPYFLMDYIKYDGAPDPLKFLNKEKTYIGFVARMEKDEELEKLLQDQMFLKIITELSSKLPIKRIYEFSILKYLLNNDSISVEKAKIEILKYIDYVDDQSVIHAINFLNGNYYDKAQIKNNVKCFELKNGILSITLNFKKIIQNEKYKIYVEDIINYALIRYKKKFGSKYYGVPFFKLYTQYKMIDAALLSNYTKTHSSFRGQGLISNGKEYFLFVDLHKENNIKESINYKDKFLDREYFEWQTPNSTSQSSERGKNIINNKDRKVNLHIFIRKYKNIDGIVQPYIYIGKGDVVEYFGEKPITVKIKLQNKIPTSLYEDFTKIVTEK, from the coding sequence ATGGACGCATTATTTAATCAAACAAATACTGTACATGAAAAAGAAATTCAGACACAGAATATACATCATAAAGAAGTAGAAACTAAAGAATTTTTAATAAATAATAAACTTGTAGTTAATTCTGAAAGAGGAAATTTTTTAAATGAATTAAAAACATCTTTAAAGGAATGTAAAAAATTTTATTTTAGTGTTGCATTTATTAATTTTAGTGGGCTTCAGCTTTTATTAGACAGTTTTAAAGAGTTAGAGGATAAAGGAATTAAGGGCAGAATATTAACATCTACATATCTTAATTTTACTGAGCCTAAAGCATTAGAGAGAATTAATAAATTTAGTAATATTTCTTTAAAAGTTTTTGTAACTGATAAAGAAACGGGTTTTCACACTAAAGCTTATATATTTGAAAATACATATGAATATAAGATAATAATTGGATCTTCTAATATAACTCAACGTGCATTAAAAAGTAATATTGAATGGAATGTCAGAGTTATTTCTAAAAAGGAAGATAGTTTTGTAAAAGAAGTATTAGAAGAATATATAGAATTATGGCAAAAAACTTCAACTTTAACTTCAGAGTTTTTAGCGAAATATAGTGAGTTTATAAATGAAATTAAAAAAGCAGAAAAAAATAAAAGTATAGATTTTAGTGATTATCAAATAATAAAGCCTAATTGTATGCAAAGTGAAGCAATAAATAATTTAAATAAGCTAAGAGAATCTGGTGAGGATAGGGCTTTGGTTATTGCAGCTACAGGTACAGGTAAAACCTATATGTCAGCTTTTGATGTTATAAATTATAAACCTAAAAAAATGCTATTTTTAGTACATAGAGAAGAAATTTTAAAAAGTGCAGAAAAAACATTTAAAAAGTTAGCTAAAAATAAAAATAAGACCATGGGTTTTCTAACAGGAAATAGCAAAGATATTACAGCGGATTATTTATTTGCTACTATACAATCAATTAGTGTATGTTTTAAAAAATTTAATAGAGATGAATTTGAATATATTGTTATAGATGAAGCACACCATTTAGCAAGTCCATCTTATAAAAAAGTTATGGAATATTTTAAACCTAAATTTATTTTAGGAATGACCGCTACACCAGAGAGATGTGATAGTCAGAGGATATTTGATATTTTTAACAATAATATAGCTCTCGAAGTAAGATTAAGAGAAGCTTTAGAATTAAATCTTGTAATTCCTTTTCATTATTTTGGAATAACTGATTTTAAAGGTATAGATTTAAAAGGAGTTAATATTAATGACATAAAAGAAGTATCTAAAAGATTAAAGGTAAATGAAAGAGTTGATTTTATAATTGAAAAGATGAACTTTTATGGACAAGATGGAGATAAACGAAAATGTATAGGATTTTGTGCTGGAGTTGATCATGCTGAATATATGGCAAAAGAGTTTAATAAAAGAGGAATAGTCAGTGTATGTTTAACAGGACAAAATTCTCCTAAAGAAAGAGAAGATTATATTAGAAGATTAGAGTCTGATGATGATAATTTAGAAGTTATATTTACAGTAGATATTTTTAATGAAGGCGTGGACATACCATCTATTAACTTGGTTTTAATGCTTAGACCAACAAATTCTCTAATAGTATTTATTCAGCAATTAGGTAGAGGCTTAAGAAAGCATGAAAACAAATCATTTCTTACTGTTTTAGATTTTATAGGAAATCATAATAAGGCATTTTTAATTGCGATAGCTTTAAATGGTCAAAGATATTATGATAAAGATAGTTTAAAAGTAGCAGTTGCAACTGAGTTTAATAATATTAAAGGCTGCACTAATATTCAGATGGATAGGATTGCTCAGGAAAGAATATTAGAAGAGTTAGATGAAGAAAACTTTAATTCAATGAAATACTTAAAAGAAGAATATTTTGAATTTAAAAAAATGAATGGAAGGAAAGTACCATATTTTTTAATGGATTATATAAAATATGATGGTGCACCAGATCCATTAAAATTTTTAAATAAGGAAAAGACATATATTGGTTTTGTTGCAAGAATGGAAAAAGATGAAGAACTAGAAAAATTATTGCAAGATCAGATGTTTTTAAAAATAATTACAGAGCTTTCAAGTAAACTTCCCATAAAAAGAATATATGAATTTAGCATATTAAAGTATCTTTTAAATAATGATAGCATAAGTGTAGAAAAAGCTAAGATTGAAATATTAAAATATATTGATTATGTAGATGATCAAAGTGTTATTCATGCTATAAACTTTTTAAATGGTAATTATTATGATAAAGCTCAAATTAAAAATAATGTTAAATGTTTTGAATTGAAAAACGGAATATTAAGTATTACACTCAATTTTAAAAAGATAATACAAAATGAAAAATATAAGATTTATGTTGAAGATATTATAAATTACGCACTTATAAGGTATAAAAAGAAATTTGGAAGTAAATATTATGGTGTTCCATTTTTTAAATTATATACTCAGTATAAAATGATAGATGCAGCACTTTTGTCTAATTATACAAAAACACACAGTTCATTTAGAGGGCAGGGCCTTATAAGTAATGGAAAAGAGTATTTCTTATTTGTAGATTTACATAAAGAAAACAATATAAAAGAAAGTATAAATTATAAAGATAAATTTTTAGATAGAGAATATTTTGAGTGGCAAACTCCTAATAGTACATCTCAAAGTTCAGAAAGAGGAAAAAATATTATAAACAATAAAGATAGAAAAGTTAATCTGCATATCTTTATAAGAAAATATAAAAATATAGATGGTATAGTACAGCCTTATATTTATATAGGAAAAGGAGATGTAGTAGAGTATTTTGGTGAAAAACCTATAACTGTAAAAATAAAATTGCAAAATAAAATTCCTACAAGTTTATATGAAGATTTTACAAAAATAGTGACTGAAAAATAA